In the Balaenoptera ricei isolate mBalRic1 chromosome 1, mBalRic1.hap2, whole genome shotgun sequence genome, ccagggacgctgctaaacatcctacagtgcacagggcaGCCCTCACAGCAAAGATAGCTGGCCCAGATTGTCACTAGTGCTGAATTAGAGAAAGGCTGCACTAAACCTTCCAGAAGGGAAGCTCTcagtgggcaggggccaggtgaGGGGCTGGTCTGACTGCCcaggcctgacacacagtgggAACTCAGTGAGTGTGTGCCGATGAGTGGATGGAAGAATGAAGgaactaatgaatgaaaaaaaattagccaGAGTCCTGTCCCAAGGCCCCACTTGCATACACACAGCACTAGTAAAGGCATTCCCAAGCTCACACCCAGTGTAGCCACCTtacacctcttccaggaaggctcCTGGCCTCCCAGTCCATGGCTCTGCCTCCTCTGACTTCTGCCATCCTCTAAGGGTCGCCAGGCAAGTGAAACCGGTTCGGACTTAGGAGTGACCTACAGAAGTTAGGATGAGAACCTGGCTGGGGTGAGGAGCAGGGGGCCCCGTGAGCCCCACCTGCCTGGCATGTGTGCCCACACCCCCTTCCAGAGCACAAGGCCTCACCCAGCCTTGCCCCACTGCAGTGGCTATGATGGTGGGCAGCGCAGCCCAGCTGAGCACAGCCAGGAGTGTGGGGGAAGGGCCCTAGGCACTCCCCTTCCTCAGGGGCAGAGCCTGCAGGGTTGGGGACAGGTGGCCCTCATGTGAAGCGGATGTGTGCAGTGGGACCTGTGGGCCTGGCCTTCACCTGATGCCTCCCCGGCCGCCTGCCCATGCCTGGGATTCCAGCAGAGCCTAATCAGAGCTCCCCACAAGTTCTTCTTAACCCCTCgccacctcattttacagatgaggaaacttaggcCCAGAGGAGGGACAGGGAACCAGCATCCTTGGCTTCCCCGACTTGAGGCAGAGCCTTTCCCACCAACCCAGGGCCCCTCCTTCCCACAAGACTAGAGTGTGGCCCTTCCCAGGGCCAGGGGTCAGGGATGGAGGTgagacccccccacacacaccctgtCTGGTTACCTCTGTGGATTTAGGGTGGTAGCTGGAGAACTGGGTGGAGGAACAAAGCCCTCTTATGCCAACCCCTGATGAAACACACTGCTGGCAGTTGCACAAGGGCAGGCAGAGAGATGATGGCCATCAACACGGAGTGCAAGCAGTGTGCAAACCATGTACCTGAATTCCCTCATCCTAACAACCATGCTCTCAGGTCTGTGATCCCAATTTTATGAATAAGGAGATGGGGGCATGCAGTCTCACCAGTGAGTGtcagagccaggatctgaacccCAGCATCTCACTCCAGCGCCCACCTGCCTCCTTTCCCATGTTCCTTTCATTCCATTTGCTTTACAGACGTTTAATGGGCACCAACCAAGGGCAGGGCATCAGATAGCCTCTGCCTTCAGGGTCATGCTGTTGAGTGGGTGTCATAAACCTAACCCTGGGCTGAGAACTGCTCCCGTGAAGAGAAATGCAGCCACGACAAGCAAGTCTGTCCATGCCCCTGCTCCCTGTTCCCCCATCAACACTCTTGgtgtggcattcaaggcccttcaGGGTCTGGCCCTTTACCTCTGCAGCTCCCTCTGTCTCCAGCCTCCTTAGCCCAGCCATCCTGGCCTCGGTTCAGCTATAGGGCAGGAGGGTGCACTGGCTAGAGTATCAGCTCTGGAACCACGCTGCCTGCCTTCTAATTCCAGCCCCATGACCCACTAGCTGAGTGGCCTCGGGCAccggtcctcagtttcctcatctgcaaaatgaggataacagcATCTACCTCATGCAGATGCTGTGAGAATTATATGAATTAATCTACGTGTAGCACATGGAACACAGCTTGCCTCATACCAAGTGTTTGTTTAATCTATGGAACTTAACTTTTTATTCTCCAATCTTGCCATGCTCTTAGCTTTGGACTTTTGCACAttgtttcctctgtctggaagactctttcttccacttcttcccctccctccattccCACTGTTCCCCCCTTTACTATTTAACACCTAGTCTTCCATTAGGCCCAGGTGCCTCTTCCAGCAAGCCCTCCCGGCTTCTTATCACATCCCATGATACCTGCACCATCCCTACACTTACACTACACAGTAATTGTCTGATTACTGGATGGTTGCTCCCACTTCTCTGGAAACTGAGTCAAGGACCCTGAACTGTGCATCATGTACTCCCAGGACCTAGCACAGCACCTGCTCAGTACACAGCAGGTGCACAACAAATAATTACTGACTGATGACACAGGCAGGAGTGATGAATTCTGCACAGATGCAGTGCGGGGAGCCACCACACACGACAGATGTGGGCCGTTCAGTTGAAGAAGGGATTAGTGGGGTtgggagaggtgggagggtcTTCAAGCAAAGGCAAGGAACCTTGAAAGGGCATATTCCAGGGGTAGCGTGCGGGCTGGCTGGGCTTGGTAGTAACGGCTGCCATCTATTGGGCACTTAGGATATTCCAGACAGCGTCCTAGAGTGCTTCATGTGGATGGGCTCAATCCTTGCAACACCTCTGGGAGGCCAGGAGCTCAGCAACATTTTACTGAGAAGAAAAGTGGCACAGAGGATAAGCAGCTTACAGAGCCAGCTAGTGAAGAGTGGGCCAGAACTTGAATTCAGGACTCCCCTAAGCCCCTAAGGAGATACTAACAGTGGCAAGACTCGGCCTCTGCCTCCAGGAGTTGGCAACAAACCCAGAGGCCCTTGCCTGCTCACTCCAAGGTCATGGTAAAGTCTTGGCGCTCACTGTGACCTGCAATGTCCCCGACGTGTCTACCTGGGTCGAAGAATCCAGCCTGCAGAAACCCCTGCCAGCACCCAACATCCTGCCCATGGCACTTTCATCAGACCACGCGCTTTCTGGGTGAGTTGGGCAACAAGTTCTATCCTTGTACATGGGGTGTCCTCACCGGTAAGTGCCTCCACCTCACTCTCCCGGCCCTACACGGTTTTAACCACAAGCTTATGAGCAGCCTTGAGAGCTGCTGGCTTAATAGGAGTGGACACCATCCCCGCACGGAGGAGGGGCCTGAACGTGGGAGCCTAAAGTTGCCACCCCACTGTGGTGGCCCACATGCACTGCCCACCCACCTACTGAGCGCAGAGGACTAACTGACCTTCCATAAGGGCACCTGCCACTTCCCAAGCACCTGCTGTGAGCAGGCACTGCTGTCCCCGTTCTACCGATGAGGAAGCACAGGGGTATGAGAAGTATCTTGCACAAGGTCACATACCTACTAAATGGCCCAGGCAGTCTGACACCAGAGTCTCTAGTCTGGGTCACTATGATGtaagtcattattttaaattaagtgaagtaccttgacttttttccccaaagttcaCAGTAACAtcataaaaatctttattttcccattttccacattatagaaaactttaaaaaatcctcttCCTAACCCTAAAACAAAGCCGTGTGTGCCCTTGATGCGTAACAATTCTAAAATGCATTCTGGCGTCTCGGTGTAGAAATGGACAGTGGGAACTCTGTGAAGAGGCCTGGCGCTCAAGTAGTTAAGGAAATGACAATTTCGAGATTTCCGCAAAGCTCCTTTATTGATAGCCCAGCAGGTGTTTCTTCCATTAAAACACCAAATATTAATGGAGCCCTTGATTTACATTCTAGACTTGATTTACACGACGGTTTTGTTATGCACCAGCCTTTGTCCTCAAGTATTATTTCTGCTAAACATTTCTCAGCCAGTTGCTTCTCCATCTCCCCAAGGAATGAGCAATGATAATACAGCCTGTACCTGTTATTTTGCCAGCAACCCCATTTCATCAATTTATGGCAAGAGGTAACATTGGCAAGttcagaaaggagagaggaaggtacACGGTTTGAAAATGTCTGTCTTTCCTCTAAGGAGATGGAACCATTCTGCAGGCGTTACTTAATTCTTGCTCGTGGCACTCCCCAGGAAGGTTGTGAAGcaacatatcaaaaaaacaaaacccaggtcTCGGGATAATGTTAACAGCAGAACATGAGCTCCCAATGGGGGTATTTCCTAAGTCATCCCATGTAAGGGAAGCATTTCCTGAGAGCACACTAAGGGTTAAGCTTTTCATATAAGTCAGCTCAGCCAACCCTTAGACAACCCAGGGAGGTAGGTACCATTATCATGagctcatcttacagatgaagaatctgagaTACACAGATGCACAAAAGACAAGTTATTTGTCTAAGATCACATCCCTGCTAAGTGGTGGATTTAGGACTGTCTATTCAAGGTTCTGATCTTTCCACCAAATTATACTGCCCCTGGCTACAGGACACTGGCTAAGtaatcaggagacctgggtttcaGTTCAgcttgaccttgagcaaatcactgtGCTCCTTGTATGTGTCTCCCTTGGAAAATAGAGCATGGGTCCCTGTTTCAAACCTACAGCACTTATGTAGCTCAAAGGCTGACTCAGCCAGACATCACTCCCTGCAACAAGATGGACCCAAGGTAGCCTAACTTAGGGGACGTAGCACCTGGCCTGCAATCAGGCGGTTTGCCAGTAAGATGGGTTGTGGCAGGTTAATTCCCACTGCAGGCCTGTCTCCCATCTGTGAAACGAGGGCTGGACAGGCACGCTCCAAGTTCTCCCATTCTAAAGGTCCATGATTCTACATCACCCTCAAATCGTTCTGTGTCATACACATTTATGAGCGTTTTAAATTAATTGGTTCTCTATTCCCtgagtctgattttttttaatgaggcaaatgcatatttatttatttatttttggtcgcaccctgcagcatgtgggatcttaggtccccgggggattgaacccgtgcccccctgcagtggaagggtggagtcttaaaccactggaccaccagggaagtctgcatctgatttttaaaagtgcttattCTTACATTAGGCTACCCTTCCATAAATAAGTAGGCTTATGGAgcacaaatttaaaattaaaaatatatatttaaagcactCATTTGCATGAATTCTAATTTCTCTACTTCAGGCTAACTTGATCAGACAGACATAAATAATCTTTTACTTATCAGAATCATTTTGCCCAGGCAGAGGCCATGCGGTAtagtgggacaggcacaggttttGGTCAGTACTCAGATTCTAGCTCTGATACGTAATAGATGTGCATCCTTGATTAAGTTGCTTAAATGGAGTTtcaggtttcctcatctgtaaaatgaggattttaCAGCACCTACCTTGCACAGTTTTAAGGTCTGAACACAGCACATAAAAGGGTCTCACAGCACAGTGGCACATGCAGGCCCTCAACAAATGAATGACCAGACCACTGAAAGCAGAGAGCTCACATCAATCTGACAACGCACAACCAAAATGACTCAAATACTCAACCTTGCAATGTAGCCTCAGAAGGCACTCCATCGACTTTACgaattagaatcatctggggagtttTAAAACTGCCGATGCCTAGGCCACACCCCAGAACAGAACCTCGGGGTGGGACGCAGGGGATTCCACTGTGCAGCCAAGGGTAAGATTCCTGCCTTACAATCCAGTCTTTCTGGGTTTGCTCTCAGAATCCCTGTCTCCTGGCCTGAATGCTGGCCCAGAGCCCAGCGGCAGGCCTGGGAGTCATTAGGAAACCTGATGGTGTGTGCTGGGGGTGAGGTTACTCTGGCAGGAACAGTGGTCACAAGCTGCTGGGAAGCTGTTTGGCAGGTAGAACAACAGGCCGAGACAAGAACTTCAGTGCACTAGGAATCAACCTAGGACCCCAGCCTCAGGGAGCTGACCATCAACAAGAGGCTGGCCCCCATACAGTGAGCTGTGCCCGCAAAGCGAAAAAGAAGGGCGTCGGTGCTGAGCAGGCGAGCATAGGGGGAGCCAAAGACAGAACCACTGCCAGGAGCTGCCGAGCATGTTTCAGGAGGGGGTGGCTTTGAGCCTGGCCCTGAGAGATTCTTGTTAGGTTTGGACAAGCCATGACCCTGGGGGCCGAGGATGGAGAACCTGATTCTGCTCCTGGAAGCAGGAGCAATGAAAGCTCAAGACCGCTGCCGGTTCTCCCCAGGGCTCAGGCAGAGACCTTCTCTTAATATTCACCGCTGTCGTGAGTGGCGCTAGGATGCAACTCTGCACGCAGAACGAAGTCACCATGGCACTTGAAGCCTGCTGCCCCTCACACTTGTGGAAAGAAATGGTTTAACACACATTTTCCCAGCCacccaattttcttttttgagtggAGAAAGAGTAGAAAAAGGAAAGTTTCCAGGCAGGAAGCCACTGCACTGTTAACATGGCAGGTGTTAGCACTATTTCCAATTAACATGCAAGGCTCATCCCAATAGTTTGACTTTATTCAATCAATATAACATGATCTCAGTGCTAAGCCACCTCAAGAGGAAGGGCCAGGTCTCTGGAGGTGGTTTGGGGGCCCTTAGCTAACTGTATTAACCTTCTGGGTAGCTTAGACGATGGAGGATCAGAGGAACAGATCAGATCTGATCTGCCTGTCATGAACCTCTCGGGGAACCAGCCAGTCACAGCTGTAAGGACCTTACAGATCTAGTTCCATTTTCTCAcatcacagatggggaaactgaggccccagcaGGGGAGGGGTCGTGTCCAAGTCACCAATGAGTCAGTGGCAGTCAGGTGTCCTGATTCTTCTCCCCAGACCATCAGGCCAACTTCTCAGTGGAGGAAGACAGGCGGGCGGCCTCTCTGGACCGAATGCAGCAAGAGGGCCGTGGTTGGACTGCTGGAGCTGGAAGGGCCTCGGCCACTGGGGAGGCCCCATCCTACACATGGGAAACTCCTCTGAGAGGAGGGAAGTGACTCTCCTGAGGGCCAAGATGACAACTTGGCTCCTTCTAGCCACTACCTCCGAATAGAATATGAAAGGAATGATATGTGGCAGCAGGGCCAGCCAGACAAAGGGATCAAGATAATGACTTTAAATACAAATAGTCcgaacagatgactggataacaATTGGTTTTCCTAACATGGTCTCACCTTCCATGAGCTGCCCTCTTTCTGGGGAGaccagctctggaaagcagtaTAAGAAAGGCAGAGTTAGAATGAACACCGAGACTGTGAGATGCAGTGAGAGGGGTCCGGGGGCATTTAGACAACCTGCACTTGGCTCAGTAATTCCAGGACTCCCTCTCTGGTGAGGAAGACCACCTCTCTGGTGTTCTGGCACCAAACCTCAAACTGTGCAGGGTCGTCCAGGGCCCTCTTGCCCGCGATGATCACAAAGGGGTAGCCGAACTTGTTGGCGTCTTTCAGTCTGTTTCCAATGGTCAGATGGGTCCTGTCATCCAGCAGGACCTCCCCTTGGAGCTGCGGCACCGCCTCTGTGATGTGGTCATACAGGTGCCCTGTGAGCTCTGCGGCCGCCTCCTCCTTACTGCCCTTCTTGGGGGAAATGAGGCAGACTTGGTAAGGGGCCAGGAGGCTGGGCCAGCGGATGCAGTCTTCTGTAGCGAGAGCTTCAATGACAGCGGCCAAGATCCGTGTCACACCCAAGCCATAGCACCCCATTTCAGCCAGGGATGGCTTGCCGTGGACATTGGTGAACTGGGCACTGAAAATGGAGGAGTACTTGGTGCCCAGGTAAAACGTGTGCCCGACCTCGATGCCTTTGGTTTTGGTCAGTGGCCCCTGGCAAGCAGGGCAGTTTGTCTGTGACAAGTCCAGAGTCTCCATGTTGGCCGAAAAGCCGCAGCTGGGACAGACTGCAAGCCGGTCCTCTCCGACGTCCACCGGCAGCTGGAACTCGTGAGACATCGTGCCCCCGATGCTGCCCACGTCTGCCTGGACCTTGACGCACTGCAGCCCCAGCCTGTCAAACAGGCTGCTGTAGGCATCACACACCAGGCTGTAGGTCTGCCGGGCGGCCTCAGGGGAGGAGTCGAAGGTGTACATGTCCTTCATGTAGAACTCTCGGCCTCGGAGAAGACCAAAGCGGGGCCTGGGCTCATCCCGAAACTTCCTCGTCACCTGGTACAGCAGGAGCGGGAGCTGCTTGTAGGACAGTGTCTGCTGGGAGGCAATCAGGGCTGTAATGGCTTCCTCGTGAGTTGGTCCTAAGCAGTACTCCTTGCCGTGTCTGTCTCTAAGTTTTAGCAGCTCCTTGCCCATCGAGTCCCACCGGCTGGTGGCTCGCCAGAGCTCTGCTGGGCTGAGGCTGGGCATGTTGACCTTCTGTCCCCCGATGGCCT is a window encoding:
- the PARS2 gene encoding probable proline--tRNA ligase, mitochondrial isoform X1, giving the protein MKKLSTEELSHVPSYTVCSYWEAGLGSKLPDSRANAVTTHWCLHSASASLRRGVMEGLLTRCRALPAWATCSPQLSGYVPHRFHHHAPGRGKRLVLSRMFQPQNLREDQVLSLEGRSGELTCKSQRLMLQVGLIHPASSGCYHLLPYTVRAMEKLVRVIDQEMQAIGGQKVNMPSLSPAELWRATSRWDSMGKELLKLRDRHGKEYCLGPTHEEAITALIASQQTLSYKQLPLLLYQVTRKFRDEPRPRFGLLRGREFYMKDMYTFDSSPEAARQTYSLVCDAYSSLFDRLGLQCVKVQADVGSIGGTMSHEFQLPVDVGEDRLAVCPSCGFSANMETLDLSQTNCPACQGPLTKTKGIEVGHTFYLGTKYSSIFSAQFTNVHGKPSLAEMGCYGLGVTRILAAVIEALATEDCIRWPSLLAPYQVCLISPKKGSKEEAAAELTGHLYDHITEAVPQLQGEVLLDDRTHLTIGNRLKDANKFGYPFVIIAGKRALDDPAQFEVWCQNTREVVFLTREGVLELLSQVQVV
- the PARS2 gene encoding probable proline--tRNA ligase, mitochondrial isoform X2, translating into MEGLLTRCRALPAWATCSPQLSGYVPHRFHHHAPGRGKRLVLSRMFQPQNLREDQVLSLEGRSGELTCKSQRLMLQVGLIHPASSGCYHLLPYTVRAMEKLVRVIDQEMQAIGGQKVNMPSLSPAELWRATSRWDSMGKELLKLRDRHGKEYCLGPTHEEAITALIASQQTLSYKQLPLLLYQVTRKFRDEPRPRFGLLRGREFYMKDMYTFDSSPEAARQTYSLVCDAYSSLFDRLGLQCVKVQADVGSIGGTMSHEFQLPVDVGEDRLAVCPSCGFSANMETLDLSQTNCPACQGPLTKTKGIEVGHTFYLGTKYSSIFSAQFTNVHGKPSLAEMGCYGLGVTRILAAVIEALATEDCIRWPSLLAPYQVCLISPKKGSKEEAAAELTGHLYDHITEAVPQLQGEVLLDDRTHLTIGNRLKDANKFGYPFVIIAGKRALDDPAQFEVWCQNTREVVFLTREGVLELLSQVQVV